TGTTCATCCTCCAGCCTGACATCACCTCGATGGCGGCCGCGCCCCTGGCTTTTCACATCCACACGCTGGTGGGCATGGTGCTGTTCACCATCTGGCCGTTCACGCGGCTGGTCCATGCCTTTACGGCACCGCTGCACTACCTGTTCCGCCCCTACATCGTCTACCGGTCGCGGGACAAGGGCGCCAGCGTCGCTCCGCGCAGCGGCTGGTCCGAGGTGGGCACGCACGACCGCGACACCCGGCAACGATAGACAGACGCACGTAACCCCAGGCGCGCACATTGAGGGAGTGACCATGCCGCAGACCAAGCCAACAACGCACGTTGTCCAGCCGCCACTGAAGGGCCAGGCGCTTAATCTGGCCCTCGCCACGGCCGCCTCCGTGGTGGGGTTTTGGGCCTGGAACGTCGTCGCCACCCTGAGCACCCACTATGCCAAGGCCATGGAGCTGTCAGCGGGGACCATGGGCATCCTGGTGGCCATGCCCATCTTTGTCGGTTCGCTGGGCCGCGTGGTGATCGGCCCCATGACGGACCGGTTCGGCGGCCGGGCGTTGTTCACCTTGGTGCTGGTCGCAAGCATCCCCCCGGTTTTGCTGGTCGCCCTCGGCGGAACCCTGAATTCGTTTGTCCTGGTGTTGGTGGCGGGCTTCCTGCTGGGTGTGGCAGGCACGGTTTTTGCCGTCGGCATTCCGTTTGTCAGTGCCTGGTACCCGCCGGCGCGCCGCGGGTTTGCCACCGGCGTTTTCGGGGCCGGCATGGTCGGCACTGCCTTGGCCGCGTTCCTCAACCCCCGCCTGGTGAAGTGGATCGGCTACGCGCCCACCCACTTCCTGCTGGCCGGGGTGCTGGCCGTGATGGCGGTGGTGGTCTGGTGCTTCATGAAGAACGCCCCGGACTGGCGGCCCAGCCAGGAGCCGGTGCTCCCCGAGATGCTGGATGCGGCCAAGCTGGCCGTGACCTGGAAGATGTGTTTCCTGTACGCGGTGGTGTTCGGCGGTTTCGTCTCGTTTGCCACCTACCTGCCGACCTACCTGCGCGACGTCTACGCGTTTGATCCCAGCGCCGCGGGGGCACGAACGGCCGGCTTTGCCGTGGCTGCGGTGATCGCCCGGCCCATCGGCGGGGTGCTGGCTGACAAGATCGGTGCCAAGCCGGTCGTGCTGCTTTCCCTGGCGGGCGTGGCCGTCCT
This genomic stretch from Arthrobacter dokdonellae harbors:
- a CDS encoding nitrate/nitrite transporter, translating into MPQTKPTTHVVQPPLKGQALNLALATAASVVGFWAWNVVATLSTHYAKAMELSAGTMGILVAMPIFVGSLGRVVIGPMTDRFGGRALFTLVLVASIPPVLLVALGGTLNSFVLVLVAGFLLGVAGTVFAVGIPFVSAWYPPARRGFATGVFGAGMVGTALAAFLNPRLVKWIGYAPTHFLLAGVLAVMAVVVWCFMKNAPDWRPSQEPVLPEMLDAAKLAVTWKMCFLYAVVFGGFVSFATYLPTYLRDVYAFDPSAAGARTAGFAVAAVIARPIGGVLADKIGAKPVVLLSLAGVAVLGWLVALQPAADVQSGPVFLALAASLGLGTGGVFAWVGALSPAGKVGSVSGIVSAAGGLGGYFPPLIMGWTYNPDATHYKYAIGLSLLVATALIALVVTLAFVRTTARQPAARSQ